A window of Streptomyces marispadix contains these coding sequences:
- a CDS encoding ABC transporter substrate-binding protein: MPHPSAPSASSPSLSRRGLLAAGGAVGLGALLTACGGSGSNSGKGGGAWSFTDDRKKKISLDAAPKRVVAYVGTAAALHDFGAGDVIAGVFGPTKKKNGDPDVLAGDLDVKKLEVIGNAYGEFDIEKYAKVRPDLLVTNMYVKDALWYVPEESKSKILKLAPSLALKTAETSMLDSIERFAELARSLGADLEAERVTSAKARFEKAAEKLRKAAKASGGLKVMAASGAPDLMYVSDPSANADLRYFKELGVDLVVPEKISKQGFFEELSWENADKYKADLIILDNRTQALQPPALKSKPTWSDLPAVKADQVTTWNAEPRFSYAGAAPLLEELAEAIEGAKKVS; this comes from the coding sequence ATGCCCCATCCGTCCGCGCCGTCAGCGTCGTCCCCCAGCCTCTCCCGCCGTGGTCTGCTGGCCGCCGGGGGTGCCGTAGGGCTCGGCGCTCTGCTCACCGCCTGCGGAGGTTCAGGGTCCAACTCCGGCAAGGGCGGCGGCGCCTGGTCCTTCACCGACGACCGCAAGAAGAAGATCAGCCTCGACGCGGCGCCGAAGCGTGTCGTCGCATACGTCGGCACCGCGGCGGCCCTGCACGACTTCGGCGCCGGCGACGTCATAGCGGGCGTCTTCGGCCCGACGAAGAAGAAGAACGGCGACCCGGACGTCCTGGCCGGCGACCTGGACGTGAAGAAGCTGGAGGTCATCGGCAACGCCTACGGCGAGTTCGACATCGAGAAGTACGCAAAGGTCCGACCTGACCTGCTCGTGACGAACATGTACGTCAAGGACGCCCTCTGGTACGTCCCGGAGGAGAGCAAGTCCAAGATCCTCAAGCTGGCACCGTCGCTGGCGCTCAAGACCGCCGAGACGTCGATGCTGGACTCCATCGAGCGCTTCGCCGAACTCGCACGGTCACTCGGCGCCGACCTCGAGGCCGAGCGCGTCACCTCCGCCAAGGCCCGCTTCGAGAAGGCCGCCGAGAAGCTGCGCAAGGCGGCGAAGGCGAGCGGCGGCCTGAAGGTGATGGCGGCCTCCGGAGCGCCGGACCTGATGTATGTCTCGGACCCCTCCGCGAACGCCGATCTGCGCTACTTCAAGGAGCTCGGCGTCGACCTCGTCGTCCCGGAGAAGATCAGCAAGCAGGGCTTCTTCGAGGAGCTGAGCTGGGAGAACGCCGACAAGTACAAGGCGGACCTGATCATTCTCGACAACCGTACGCAGGCGCTCCAGCCGCCCGCGCTGAAGTCCAAGCCGACCTGGTCGGACCTCCCCGCGGTCAAGGCGGACCAGGTCACGACGTGGAACGCCGAACCCCGCTTCTCCTACGCCGGTGCCGCGCCGCTGCTGGAGGAGCTCGCCGAGGCGATCGAGGGCGCGAAGAAGGTCAGTTGA
- a CDS encoding glycosyltransferase family 4 protein — translation MSLSPSPSPSSAGQSPQHAVQVVDGASAGTGAHVRSLAEGLVARGLRVTVCAPSGAEAVYGFRGAGAHFAPLPACGEPETAAVLRRLCADADLVHAHGVRAGLLALTALALSGRARQVPLVVTWHHRGLATGARSHVRRLVERRVARSASVVLAVTTDLVDRARRRGARDARLAPVVLPRPGCEEPPPAPRAAVEGRAQHKSRAEVGAVGRPLVFSVGRLDERHGYGTALSAARAWRHLEPPPLLAVAGEGPQRAQLQRRIDDEALPVRLLGRREDAFELLAGADVAVLSSRWESRPLLAQEALHQGVPLVATAVGGVPELVGGAAELIPYGDADALAAAVGRLLADPARRERSVADGWARAAEWPTEESTVAHVLSVYDELTGPGRP, via the coding sequence GTGTCCCTTTCCCCCAGCCCGTCCCCGTCGTCCGCAGGGCAGTCGCCGCAGCACGCCGTCCAGGTCGTGGACGGTGCCAGTGCGGGCACCGGCGCGCATGTGCGTTCGCTCGCCGAGGGGCTCGTGGCACGCGGACTGCGGGTGACGGTCTGCGCGCCGTCCGGCGCCGAGGCGGTCTACGGATTCCGGGGCGCGGGCGCCCACTTCGCGCCGCTGCCCGCCTGCGGCGAACCGGAGACCGCGGCCGTGCTGCGCCGCCTCTGCGCGGACGCCGACCTGGTGCACGCACACGGCGTACGGGCAGGGCTGCTGGCGCTCACCGCGCTCGCCCTGTCGGGACGCGCACGGCAGGTGCCGCTCGTCGTCACCTGGCACCACCGCGGGCTCGCCACGGGCGCGAGGTCGCATGTGCGGCGGCTGGTGGAGCGGCGCGTGGCCCGCAGCGCCTCGGTCGTGCTCGCGGTCACGACCGATCTGGTGGACCGGGCCCGGCGGCGTGGCGCACGCGACGCAAGGCTCGCCCCCGTGGTCCTTCCGAGGCCGGGCTGCGAGGAGCCTCCGCCGGCACCGCGCGCCGCGGTCGAGGGAAGGGCACAGCACAAGTCGCGTGCCGAAGTGGGCGCCGTGGGGCGGCCGTTGGTGTTCTCCGTGGGACGGCTCGACGAACGCCACGGCTACGGCACGGCGTTGAGCGCGGCCCGCGCCTGGCGGCATCTGGAGCCGCCGCCGCTGCTGGCCGTGGCCGGAGAGGGGCCGCAGCGGGCGCAGTTGCAGCGCCGCATCGACGACGAGGCGCTGCCGGTACGTCTGCTGGGGCGCCGCGAGGACGCCTTCGAGCTGCTGGCAGGAGCGGATGTGGCGGTCCTCAGCTCCCGCTGGGAGAGCAGGCCGCTGCTGGCACAGGAGGCCCTGCACCAGGGAGTGCCGCTGGTCGCCACGGCGGTCGGGGGAGTGCCCGAACTGGTCGGCGGCGCCGCCGAGTTGATCCCATACGGTGACGCGGACGCACTCGCCGCCGCGGTCGGCCGGCTGCTGGCCGATCCCGCACGGCGCGAGCGATCGGTCGCCGACGGCTGGGCACGCGCCGCGGAATGGCCGACCGAGGAGTCCACGGTCGCCCATGTCCTCAGCGTCTACGACGAGTTGACCGGCCCGGGACGCCCCTGA
- a CDS encoding FecCD family ABC transporter permease — protein MRTAGVVRTAGGYSLTFRPRAVAAGAACAVLALVVGVLAIGSGEYPMSPSDVLHTLVGRGAAADAFIVYELRLPRTVTALAVGAALALAGAVFQAVVRNPLGSPDVLGFTHGAATGALTAIVIVGGGSTALAGGAVIGGVLTGIAVYGLAWRGGMHGYRLVLVGIGVAAMLTGANGYLLTKAQITEAGRAVLWMTGSLDGRGWGDAGPLLAAMAVLVPLVLLGCERGLRMMEMGDDAAGALGVRVERVRMVLLCAAVLLVALACAAAGPVAFVALTAPQLARRLTKAPGPNLLPSMCMGAALLVSADFAAQRAFGGHELPVGVVTGVLGGGYLVWLLATERRAGRI, from the coding sequence ATGCGTACGGCGGGTGTGGTGCGCACTGCGGGCGGCTACTCCCTCACCTTCCGGCCGCGAGCGGTGGCCGCGGGCGCGGCGTGCGCGGTGCTGGCGCTCGTCGTCGGAGTGCTCGCGATCGGCAGCGGCGAGTATCCGATGTCGCCAAGTGACGTGCTCCACACGCTCGTCGGGCGGGGCGCCGCGGCCGACGCCTTCATCGTGTACGAGCTGCGGCTGCCGCGCACCGTGACCGCACTCGCCGTGGGCGCCGCGCTCGCGCTCGCGGGTGCCGTCTTCCAGGCGGTGGTACGCAATCCGCTCGGCAGCCCCGACGTGCTCGGCTTCACACACGGCGCCGCTACGGGCGCGCTGACCGCCATCGTGATCGTCGGCGGCGGCAGCACGGCACTCGCGGGCGGCGCGGTGATCGGCGGCGTCCTCACGGGAATCGCCGTGTACGGGCTGGCCTGGCGCGGAGGCATGCACGGCTACCGCCTGGTGCTCGTCGGCATCGGTGTCGCCGCCATGCTCACCGGGGCCAACGGCTATCTGCTCACCAAGGCCCAGATCACCGAGGCCGGCCGTGCGGTGCTGTGGATGACCGGCAGCCTCGACGGACGCGGCTGGGGCGACGCGGGGCCGCTGCTGGCCGCGATGGCCGTGCTCGTACCCCTCGTACTGCTCGGATGCGAACGCGGGCTGCGGATGATGGAGATGGGCGACGACGCGGCCGGTGCGCTGGGCGTACGGGTGGAGCGGGTGCGGATGGTGCTGCTGTGCGCGGCAGTGCTGCTGGTGGCCCTCGCCTGCGCGGCCGCGGGGCCGGTGGCCTTCGTGGCGCTGACGGCGCCGCAGCTCGCGAGGCGGCTGACGAAGGCGCCGGGACCGAATCTGCTGCCGTCGATGTGCATGGGGGCCGCGCTGCTGGTCTCGGCGGACTTCGCGGCCCAACGTGCCTTCGGCGGACATGAGTTGCCGGTGGGCGTGGTCACGGGCGTACTGGGCGGCGGGTACTTGGTGTGGCTGCTGGCCACGGAGCGCAGGGCGGGGCGGATATGA
- a CDS encoding FecCD family ABC transporter permease, whose amino-acid sequence MLLRAAGLLGAAGLLVLVAALSIAVGAKQLSLPEVVQGLTDPGSASYSVVHEMRLPRTVLGLLAGAALGLAGGVMQALTRNPLADPGLLGINGGAAAAVVTAISFFGVSGYTGYIGFAFAGAAAVSVAVYAVGGGRGATPARLALAGTALNAALISYVNAVQLLDTASLDRMRFWTVGSLARAQDDINWKALPFVAAGVLVALALARPLNALALGDEAARALGSRPELTRGAAIVAVTLLCGAATAACGPIVFVGLMVPHMVRSLTGPDLRWMLPYCALLAPVLMLGADVLGRVLGRPGELQVGIVTVVLGGPFFLYFVRRGRAAQA is encoded by the coding sequence GTGCTGCTGCGTGCCGCCGGACTGCTGGGCGCGGCAGGGCTGTTGGTGCTCGTGGCGGCCCTGAGCATCGCCGTCGGCGCGAAGCAGCTCTCGCTGCCCGAGGTGGTTCAGGGCCTCACGGACCCGGGCTCCGCGTCGTACTCCGTGGTCCACGAGATGCGGCTGCCGCGCACCGTTCTCGGGCTGCTCGCCGGCGCCGCGCTGGGCCTCGCGGGCGGCGTGATGCAGGCACTGACCCGCAACCCCCTTGCCGACCCAGGGCTGTTGGGCATCAACGGGGGTGCCGCCGCGGCCGTCGTCACCGCGATCTCCTTCTTCGGGGTCTCGGGGTACACCGGCTACATCGGCTTCGCCTTCGCGGGTGCGGCGGCCGTCTCGGTCGCGGTGTACGCGGTGGGCGGCGGACGCGGAGCGACCCCCGCGAGGCTCGCCCTCGCCGGTACGGCGCTCAACGCGGCGCTCATCTCCTATGTGAACGCTGTGCAGTTGCTGGACACGGCGTCGCTGGACCGCATGCGCTTCTGGACCGTCGGCTCCCTGGCGCGGGCGCAGGACGACATCAACTGGAAGGCTCTGCCGTTCGTCGCCGCCGGTGTGCTGGTGGCCCTCGCGCTGGCACGGCCCCTCAACGCGCTGGCCCTGGGCGACGAGGCGGCACGCGCACTCGGCTCACGCCCCGAACTCACCCGCGGTGCCGCCATCGTGGCCGTGACCCTGCTGTGCGGGGCGGCGACCGCCGCCTGCGGGCCCATCGTCTTCGTAGGGCTGATGGTGCCGCACATGGTGCGCTCGCTGACGGGGCCAGACCTGCGCTGGATGCTGCCGTACTGCGCGCTGCTGGCGCCCGTGCTGATGCTCGGCGCGGATGTGCTGGGGCGGGTACTGGGGCGTCCCGGCGAGTTGCAGGTGGGGATCGTCACCGTCGTGCTGGGCGGGCCGTTCTTCCTGTACTTCGTACGTCGCGGAAGGGCGGCACAGGCATGA
- a CDS encoding siderophore-interacting protein, with product MSTAAPEAPARTAPFEFFDAYVVRTRRLGPTMLRVTFGGEALRRLASGGRDQRLKLFLPHPGQDAPLVPTDAGDAWFTAWRSMDPAVRGIMRSYTVREQRRFPQDELDIDFALHGVPGPAGATGATASVPAGPASRWAANARPGDRVTVLGPTEADNAGVDFRPSPGTDWVLISGDETALPAVAGILEWLPPGTQAKVWLEVPHAEDIQELPTVADADVTWLVRENTTAHRTDLHLASVASAHLPAGTPYAWIAGEAGTVKALRRHLVNERGFDRKRVRFTGYWRLDATEEQLVEEAVSASASAAGG from the coding sequence ATGAGCACCGCAGCACCTGAAGCCCCGGCCCGCACCGCACCGTTCGAGTTCTTCGACGCGTATGTCGTACGGACCCGGCGGCTGGGCCCGACCATGCTTCGCGTGACGTTCGGCGGCGAGGCACTGCGCCGGCTCGCCTCCGGCGGCCGGGACCAGCGGCTCAAACTCTTCCTGCCGCACCCGGGCCAGGACGCCCCGCTCGTGCCGACGGACGCGGGCGACGCGTGGTTCACCGCCTGGCGCTCGATGGACCCCGCCGTGCGCGGCATCATGCGCTCGTACACGGTGCGCGAGCAGCGCCGCTTCCCGCAGGACGAGCTGGACATCGACTTCGCGCTGCACGGCGTCCCCGGTCCGGCTGGCGCGACGGGCGCGACAGCCTCCGTACCGGCGGGCCCCGCGTCCCGCTGGGCGGCGAACGCGCGCCCCGGCGACCGCGTCACCGTCCTCGGGCCCACCGAGGCCGACAACGCAGGCGTCGACTTCCGCCCCTCGCCCGGCACCGACTGGGTGCTGATCAGCGGCGACGAGACGGCGCTGCCCGCGGTGGCGGGAATCCTGGAGTGGCTGCCGCCGGGCACCCAGGCGAAGGTGTGGCTCGAAGTGCCGCACGCCGAGGACATCCAGGAGCTGCCGACGGTCGCCGACGCCGACGTCACCTGGCTCGTCAGGGAGAACACCACGGCACACCGCACGGACCTCCATCTCGCCTCGGTCGCCTCCGCCCACCTGCCCGCGGGCACGCCCTACGCATGGATCGCGGGCGAGGCGGGGACCGTCAAGGCGCTGCGACGCCACCTGGTGAACGAGCGTGGATTCGACCGCAAGAGGGTCCGGTTCACCGGCTACTGGCGGCTGGACGCGACCGAGGAACAGCTCGTGGAGGAGGCCGTGTCGGCCTCGGCGAGCGCCGCCGGCGGCTGA
- a CDS encoding TlyA family RNA methyltransferase codes for MPRRRLDAELVRRKLARSREHAGQLIAAGRVTVGGNVAAKPATQVETSAAVVVKADDSDPDYVSRGGHKLAGAFAVFVPLGLRTAGRRALDAGASTGGFTDVLLRAGAAEVVAVDVGYGQLAWSLRSDDRVVVKDRTNVRELTLKDVDDRPVDLVVGDLSFIPLGLVLPALVRCSAPDADLVLMVKPQFEVGRERLGSGGVVRSAALRTEAVLGVAEQAAGLGLGALGVTASPLPGPSGNVEYFLWLRAGAPGIDAADVERAVAEGPK; via the coding sequence TTGCCCCGACGCCGACTCGACGCGGAGCTGGTGCGCCGCAAACTGGCACGTTCACGTGAGCACGCCGGCCAACTGATCGCCGCGGGACGTGTCACCGTCGGCGGCAACGTCGCCGCCAAGCCCGCCACCCAGGTGGAGACCAGCGCCGCCGTGGTCGTGAAGGCCGACGACTCCGACCCCGACTACGTCTCACGCGGCGGCCACAAACTCGCGGGCGCCTTCGCGGTGTTCGTGCCGCTGGGCCTGCGCACGGCCGGACGCCGCGCCCTCGACGCGGGAGCCTCCACGGGCGGCTTCACCGACGTGCTGCTGCGCGCCGGTGCCGCGGAGGTCGTGGCCGTCGACGTCGGCTACGGACAACTCGCCTGGTCACTGCGCAGCGACGACCGGGTCGTCGTCAAGGACCGTACGAACGTACGCGAGTTGACGCTGAAGGACGTGGACGACCGCCCCGTGGACCTCGTCGTGGGCGACCTGTCCTTCATCCCGCTGGGACTCGTACTGCCCGCGCTCGTGCGCTGCTCCGCACCCGACGCCGACCTCGTGCTGATGGTCAAGCCGCAGTTCGAGGTCGGCAGGGAACGGCTCGGCAGCGGAGGCGTGGTGCGCAGCGCCGCGCTGCGCACCGAGGCGGTGCTCGGCGTCGCGGAGCAGGCGGCCGGGCTCGGCCTCGGCGCGCTCGGAGTGACGGCGAGTCCGCTGCCCGGGCCCTCGGGCAATGTCGAGTACTTTCTGTGGCTGCGCGCCGGTGCACCCGGGATCGACGCGGCCGATGTCGAGCGAGCTGTGGCGGAGGGTCCGAAATGA
- a CDS encoding HAD hydrolase-like protein: MRGERETMAGTVRTSPSGSGGALREEYDTALLDLDGVVYVAGDAVPHAVRSLEEARDAGMRLAYVTNNASRTPEAVARHLGELGLPAEAEDVITSAQAVARLIAERFPRGSRVLAVGGDGLREALREQGMSVVDSADDEPAAVVQGYGGPRLQWGRLGEAAIAVGRGVAWFAANGDVTVPGERGVLPGNGAAVEVVRMATRWMRDAPEPQIAGKPRPPMHRETILRTGARRPLVVGDRLDTDIEGAHVGGVDSLLVMTGVTDAAQLLAARPEHRPAYVALDLRGLAQPHPEPSGDAEAGFGCGGWTARAGTDALVLEGEGEVPDGLRALCAAAWTAAGDRGGCGLDAGKALARLGL; encoded by the coding sequence TTGCGAGGAGAGCGAGAGACCATGGCGGGCACTGTGCGTACGAGCCCTTCAGGCAGCGGCGGGGCGCTGAGGGAGGAGTACGACACCGCTCTGCTGGATCTGGACGGTGTCGTGTACGTCGCGGGGGACGCGGTGCCCCATGCGGTCCGGTCGCTGGAGGAGGCGCGGGACGCCGGAATGCGGCTCGCGTATGTGACGAACAACGCTTCGCGCACACCGGAGGCAGTGGCCCGGCACCTCGGTGAACTGGGCCTGCCCGCGGAGGCGGAGGACGTGATCACCTCGGCGCAGGCCGTGGCACGTCTGATCGCAGAGCGGTTTCCGCGCGGCTCGCGTGTACTGGCGGTGGGCGGCGACGGACTGCGGGAGGCGCTGCGCGAGCAGGGGATGAGCGTCGTCGACTCGGCGGACGACGAACCGGCGGCGGTGGTGCAGGGTTACGGCGGCCCGCGGTTGCAGTGGGGACGGCTCGGCGAGGCGGCGATCGCCGTCGGCAGGGGCGTGGCGTGGTTCGCGGCGAACGGCGATGTGACGGTCCCCGGCGAACGGGGAGTCCTCCCCGGCAACGGCGCCGCCGTCGAGGTCGTACGGATGGCCACGCGCTGGATGCGGGACGCCCCCGAGCCGCAGATCGCGGGGAAGCCGAGGCCGCCGATGCACCGGGAGACGATTCTGCGCACGGGGGCGCGACGGCCGCTGGTGGTCGGCGACCGCCTCGACACCGACATCGAGGGCGCGCATGTGGGCGGCGTGGACTCGCTGCTGGTGATGACGGGCGTGACCGATGCGGCGCAGCTTCTGGCCGCGCGCCCCGAGCACCGGCCGGCCTATGTGGCGCTCGATCTTCGCGGACTGGCGCAGCCGCACCCGGAGCCGAGCGGTGACGCGGAGGCGGGCTTCGGATGCGGGGGCTGGACGGCCAGGGCGGGCACGGACGCACTCGTACTGGAGGGTGAGGGCGAAGTTCCGGACGGACTGCGGGCGTTGTGCGCCGCGGCGTGGACGGCTGCGGGGGACAGGGGCGGTTGCGGACTGGACGCGGGCAAGGCGCTGGCGCGGCTGGGGCTTTGA
- a CDS encoding NAD kinase, with protein sequence MTTAGDARTVFLLAHTGRPAAVRSAELVVQGLLRKDIGVRVLEDEATDLPLPDEVRRVPATADAVEGCELIVVLGGDGTLLRGAEFARASGVPMLGVNLGRVGFLAEAERDDLERVVHRVVTRGYEVEERMTLDVLVRTDGRVVHHDWAINEASVEKASRERMLEVVTEVDNRPVSRFGGDGVVCATPTGSTAYAFSAGGPVVWPEVEALLMVPISAHALFAKPLVTAPDSVLAVEVQPQTPHGVMWCDGRRSVELPAGARVEVRRGSVPVRLARLHHASFTDRLVAKFALPVAGWRGAPG encoded by the coding sequence ATGACGACAGCCGGTGACGCCCGTACGGTCTTCCTCCTCGCGCACACGGGACGTCCCGCCGCCGTACGCAGCGCCGAACTCGTCGTACAGGGGTTGCTGCGCAAGGACATCGGCGTACGCGTGCTGGAGGACGAGGCCACCGATCTGCCGCTGCCGGACGAGGTGCGCAGGGTGCCCGCCACCGCGGACGCCGTCGAGGGCTGCGAGCTGATCGTGGTGCTGGGCGGCGACGGTACCCTGCTGCGCGGCGCCGAGTTCGCACGCGCCTCCGGGGTGCCGATGCTGGGGGTCAACCTCGGCCGGGTCGGGTTCCTCGCGGAGGCCGAGCGCGACGACCTGGAGCGGGTCGTCCATCGCGTCGTCACCCGCGGCTACGAGGTCGAGGAGCGGATGACGCTCGACGTGCTCGTACGCACCGACGGGCGCGTCGTCCACCACGACTGGGCCATCAACGAGGCGTCCGTGGAGAAGGCGTCCCGCGAGCGGATGCTGGAGGTCGTCACCGAGGTCGACAACCGGCCGGTCTCCCGCTTCGGCGGCGACGGCGTCGTCTGCGCCACCCCCACGGGCTCCACTGCCTACGCCTTCTCCGCCGGCGGCCCCGTCGTCTGGCCGGAGGTCGAAGCGCTGCTGATGGTGCCGATCAGCGCGCACGCGCTCTTCGCCAAACCGCTGGTGACGGCGCCGGATTCGGTGCTCGCCGTGGAGGTCCAGCCCCAGACGCCGCACGGAGTGATGTGGTGCGACGGGCGCCGCAGCGTCGAACTCCCGGCAGGCGCACGCGTGGAGGTGCGGCGCGGATCGGTGCCGGTGCGGCTCGCGCGTCTGCACCATGCGTCGTTCACGGACCGGCTGGTCGCCAAGTTCGCGCTCCCGGTGGCGGGTTGGCGGGGCGCGCCCGGCTGA
- a CDS encoding LacI family DNA-binding transcriptional regulator: MHTFRGSRPTLEAVAAHAGVSRATVSRVVNGGAGVRAEVREKVRHSVEELGYVPNNAARTLVTRRTGAVAVVIAEPESRVFADPFFAQQLRGISRELSAHDTQLLLMMLERGKDYERIGRYLSAGHVDGALMFSLHDDDPLPGMARQTGLPAVFGGRPGWPGAEDEPGLLYVDTDNRNGARQAVAHLQSRGRHKIAIINGPLDQTSALDRLHGYCDALGIAAGEADPSLVAQGDFTAEGGELAMARLLDSCPQLDAVFAGNDLMASGALRTLRARGRRVPEDVAVVGYDDLEPAAWAEPPLTTVRQDVEGMGEMMARLLLRRIGLAEEASDAAPPAPVVTPATLVVRESS, encoded by the coding sequence GTGCACACATTCCGAGGGTCCCGCCCGACCCTGGAAGCTGTCGCGGCCCACGCCGGGGTCTCGCGGGCAACGGTGTCGCGGGTGGTCAACGGGGGTGCGGGCGTCCGTGCGGAGGTGCGTGAGAAAGTGCGCCACTCCGTCGAGGAGTTGGGCTACGTGCCCAACAACGCGGCCCGTACTCTCGTCACGCGGCGCACCGGCGCCGTGGCCGTCGTCATCGCGGAACCGGAGAGCCGCGTCTTCGCCGACCCGTTCTTCGCACAGCAGTTGCGCGGTATCAGCCGCGAACTCTCCGCCCATGACACGCAGTTGCTGCTGATGATGCTGGAGCGCGGCAAGGACTACGAACGCATCGGGCGGTATCTGTCGGCCGGACATGTCGACGGCGCCCTGATGTTCTCGCTGCACGACGACGACCCGCTGCCGGGCATGGCGCGCCAGACCGGGCTTCCGGCGGTCTTCGGCGGCAGGCCCGGCTGGCCGGGCGCCGAGGACGAACCGGGTCTGCTCTACGTCGACACCGACAACCGGAACGGCGCACGCCAGGCCGTTGCTCATTTGCAGTCGCGAGGACGACATAAGATCGCCATCATCAACGGCCCCCTCGACCAGACCTCGGCACTGGACCGGCTGCACGGCTACTGCGACGCCCTGGGCATCGCCGCCGGCGAGGCCGACCCGTCGCTCGTCGCACAGGGAGACTTCACCGCCGAGGGCGGCGAGCTGGCGATGGCCCGACTCCTGGACTCCTGCCCGCAGTTGGACGCCGTCTTCGCCGGCAACGATCTGATGGCCTCGGGGGCGCTGCGCACGCTGCGGGCACGCGGGCGCAGGGTGCCGGAGGACGTGGCCGTCGTCGGCTACGACGATCTGGAGCCGGCGGCATGGGCCGAACCGCCGCTGACGACGGTGCGCCAGGACGTCGAGGGCATGGGCGAGATGATGGCGCGGCTGCTGCTGCGGCGCATCGGACTCGCCGAGGAGGCATCGGACGCGGCGCCGCCCGCGCCGGTGGTGACACCGGCCACGCTGGTCGTACGGGAGTCGAGCTAG
- the recN gene encoding DNA repair protein RecN, protein MVVPVLEEMRIRSLGVIDDAVVELSPGFTAVTGETGAGKTMVVTSLGLLLGGRADAALVRAGESAAVVEGRIVVPPDSPAAVRAGEAGAELDDGALLVSRTLSAEGRSRAHLGGRSVPVGLLGELSDDLVAVHGQSDQQGLLRPVRQRQALDRFAGESVAVPMEKWTAAYQRLRTVSRELDEITTLARERAQEADMLRFGLEEIAAVEPRAGEDTELAAEAERLGHAEALASAATTAHGALAGDPADPESVDAAALVSAAHRALEAQRAHDPALASLADRLGEVSILMGDVAGELAGYADNLDADPLRLAAVEERRAALAQLTRKYGEDIAAVLSWSEESAARLAELEGDDERIGELTAERDALLTELTGLAQQLTDARTDAAKRFADAVTQELSELAMPHARVSFSLGRSDAAAGAAGLELDGRAVAFGPHGTDEVELLLAPHPGAQPRPVAKGASGGELSRVMLAVEVVFAGADPVPTYLFDEVDAGVGGKAAVEVGRRLARLARSSQVVVVTHLPQVAAFADRHLVVEKTDDGSVTRSGVKAMEGEERVRELSRMLAGQEDSELARAHAEELLEAARTSS, encoded by the coding sequence ATGGTCGTACCCGTGTTGGAGGAGATGCGGATCAGGTCCCTGGGCGTCATCGACGATGCCGTCGTCGAACTGTCCCCAGGCTTCACCGCGGTGACCGGTGAGACCGGAGCGGGCAAGACCATGGTCGTCACCAGCCTCGGGCTGCTGCTCGGCGGACGTGCCGACGCCGCCCTCGTGCGTGCGGGGGAGAGCGCCGCCGTCGTCGAGGGGCGGATAGTCGTGCCGCCGGACTCGCCCGCCGCGGTGCGCGCGGGTGAGGCAGGTGCCGAACTCGACGACGGTGCGCTGCTCGTGAGCCGTACGCTCTCCGCCGAAGGCCGTTCGCGTGCGCACCTCGGGGGCAGGTCCGTGCCCGTGGGGCTGCTGGGCGAACTCAGCGACGACCTGGTGGCCGTGCACGGACAGAGCGACCAGCAGGGGCTGTTGCGGCCGGTACGGCAGCGGCAGGCGCTCGACCGGTTCGCGGGCGAGTCCGTCGCGGTGCCGATGGAGAAGTGGACCGCCGCGTACCAGCGACTGCGCACCGTGAGCCGCGAACTCGACGAGATCACCACCCTCGCCCGCGAGCGTGCGCAGGAAGCCGACATGCTCCGCTTCGGCCTGGAGGAGATCGCCGCCGTCGAGCCCCGCGCGGGCGAGGACACCGAACTCGCCGCCGAGGCCGAACGCCTGGGCCACGCCGAGGCGCTGGCCTCCGCCGCCACGACCGCGCACGGCGCCCTCGCGGGCGACCCGGCCGACCCGGAGAGCGTCGACGCGGCCGCGCTGGTCTCCGCCGCTCACCGTGCGCTGGAGGCCCAGCGTGCCCACGACCCGGCGCTGGCCTCGCTCGCCGACCGCCTCGGCGAGGTCTCGATCCTGATGGGCGATGTGGCGGGCGAACTCGCCGGATACGCCGACAACTTGGACGCCGACCCGCTGCGCCTCGCCGCCGTCGAGGAGCGGCGCGCCGCCCTCGCGCAGCTCACCCGCAAGTACGGTGAGGACATCGCCGCCGTGCTGAGCTGGTCCGAGGAGAGCGCCGCGCGCCTCGCCGAGCTGGAGGGCGACGACGAGCGGATCGGCGAACTCACCGCCGAACGCGACGCCCTGCTGACCGAACTCACCGGCCTGGCACAGCAGTTGACGGATGCCCGTACGGACGCGGCCAAGCGCTTCGCGGACGCCGTCACCCAGGAGCTGTCCGAACTGGCCATGCCGCACGCCCGGGTGTCCTTCTCGCTCGGGCGCAGCGACGCCGCCGCGGGCGCCGCCGGGCTCGAACTGGACGGCCGCGCCGTCGCGTTCGGGCCGCACGGCACCGACGAGGTCGAGCTGCTGCTCGCCCCGCACCCGGGGGCGCAGCCCCGTCCCGTCGCCAAGGGCGCCTCGGGAGGCGAACTGTCCCGTGTGATGCTCGCCGTCGAGGTCGTCTTCGCGGGCGCGGACCCGGTGCCCACGTATCTCTTCGACGAGGTCGACGCGGGCGTCGGCGGCAAGGCCGCGGTCGAGGTGGGGCGCCGCCTGGCGCGGCTGGCGCGGTCCTCGCAGGTCGTGGTGGTCACCCACCTTCCGCAGGTCGCCGCGTTCGCCGACCGTCATCTGGTGGTGGAGAAGACCGACGACGGCTCCGTCACCCGCAGCGGTGTGAAGGCGATGGAAGGCGAGGAGCGGGTACGGGAGTTGTCCCGGATGCTGGCCGGGCAGGAGGACTCCGAACTCGCGCGGGCGCACGCCGAGGAGCTGCTGGAGGCGGCGCGTACGTCGTCCTGA